One window of the Triticum dicoccoides isolate Atlit2015 ecotype Zavitan chromosome 3B, WEW_v2.0, whole genome shotgun sequence genome contains the following:
- the LOC119277239 gene encoding autophagy-related protein 18f-like, which translates to MRNGAQAPRGTGGGGLFSARSLSSYMRIVSSGASTAASTLRSAGASLVNSIASHDEDAGRDQVQWAGFDKLECGGDVLRQVLLLAYRSGFQVWDVEQADDVRQLESRHDGAVSFIQLLKKPIASKRGEDRFVDARPLLALAGGGTSAGSANGHDANGPVFNGTNGTYHNSGSEKLPTIVRFYSLKDHGYVHSMKFRSAVYSIRCSPRVVAVSQATQIHCFDAATLELDYTLLTSPIVSPISGYGPLGLGPRWIAYSGSPVPVPNTGRVSPQLLGLSPIVPPPGSNGSVVAYYAKESSKQLAAGIVTLGDVGYKKLSRYYSDMIPNGNGNIKQGNAGFKANGVTNGHTIDSEYAGTVIVRDIVSKAMIVQFRAHTSPISALCFDPSGTLLVTASIHGRNINVFRIMPSVDGSASEDGPNGTYVHLFKLQRGITNAVIKDISFSDDSEWILISSSRGTSHFFAISPYSGSTSFRYSDNNLAENNYVVDSSVKHATHWSQNASPSLSLSQKMLSLSGPPVALSVVSRIRNGSNLLKGAVHGAAAFATGVSSPISGAIASTFHNCKGGVNSDDSLLCMKYYLLVFSPSGSIIQYVLHHSAEPDSGIDYPSDATSYGSQRETDTRFVIEPLQKWDVCQKRNRRDTAESNLYNDFDSGENNKIFQKVVRKGTSIYPSNGAATERLKLSADENHNYYISESELQTHVVQIPVWSRSGVHFQEIGSDTLEAYATDNISGEIEIEKVQTYNVESRSKNLIPVFDSLHTSRFQQTRMNTPDSNRSGLLQRHKSGFSADGRLSSRSSCSSLDCMSEVPNSSDDNSVGQYLVEDSAAAAAVNKNLNVNHQAELVNNTESLNTEAQLGVVNSKDDCEDSELLPDLCQ; encoded by the exons ATGCGGAACGGCGCGCAGGCTCCTCGCGGCACCGGCGGCGGCGGGCTCTTCTCCGCGCGCTCGCTCTCCAGCTACATGCGCATCGTCTCCTCGGGGGCGTCCACGGCCGCCTCCACGCTGCGCTCCGCCGGCGCCTCGCTGGTCAACTCGATCGCCAGccacgacgaggatgcgggccgcGACCAG GTACAATGGGCTGGGTTTGATAAACTTGAATGTGGGGGTGACGTGCTGCGACAGGTTTTGCTGCTAGCATACAGATCTGGCTTCCAAGTGTGGGATGTTGAACAAGCCGATGATGTAAGACAGCTAGAATCAAGACATGATGGTGCTGTTTCTTTCATACAACTGCTGAAGAAACCAATTGCCTCTAAGAGAGGTGAAGACAGATTTGTAGATGCACGGCCATTGCTGGCTCTTGCTGGTGGTGGAACTAGCGCAGGAAGTGCAAACGGCCATGATGCCAACGGCCCTGTCTTCAATGGAACTAATGGCACTTACCATAATAGTGGCAGTGAAAAACTGCCTACCATCGTTCGCTTTTATTCGCTGAAGGACCATGGTTATGTTCATTCAATGAAGTTCAGATCAGCTGTTTATTCCATAAGGTGCAGTCCTAGAGTTGTAGCTGTTTCTCAGGCTACTCAG ATCCATTGTTTTGATGCTGCGACATTGGAGCTGGACTATACACTTCTTACCAGCCCTATAGTTTCACCGATTTCTGGTTATGGCCCACTTGGGTTAGGTCCAAGATGGATTGCGTATTCTGGGAGTCCAGTTCCAGTTCCAAATACAGGCCGTGTTAGCCCTCAGCTTCTTGGCCTGTCTCCCATAGTTCCACCTCCTGGTTCAAACGGCAGTGTGGTTGCATACTATGCAAAAGAATCAAGCAAGCAATTGGCTGCTGGCATTGTAACACTTGGTGATGTTGGCTATAAGAAGCTGTCCAGGTATTATTCAGACATGATTCCAAATGGTAATGGTAATATAAAGCAAGGGAATGCTGGCTTCAAAGCAAATGGAGTAACAAATGGGCATACTATTGACAGTGAATATGCTGGAACG GTCATTGTTCGAGATATTGTATCTAAAGCAATGATAGTTCAGTTCAGGGCACATACAAGTCCCATTTCAGCACTCTGTTTTGATCCCAGTGGAACTTTGCTGGTGACAGCTTCTATTCATGGCCGAAACATCAATGTTTTTCGCATTATGCCTTCTGTGGATGGGAGTGCATCAGAAGATGGTCCAAATGGTACCTATGTTCATTTGTTTAAATTGCAAAGAGGCATCACCAATGCG GTCATAAAAGATATCAGCTTTAGCGACGACAGTGAATGGATACTGATTAGCTCGTCGAGGGGAACAAGTCATTTCTTTGCAATATCTCCATATAGTGGATCCACAAGCTTTCGCTATAGTGATAACAACCTTGCAGAAAATAATTATGTTGTGGATTCATCAGTTAAGCATGCCACTCATTGGTCTCAAAACGCAAGCCCCTCTTTGAGCCTTAGTCAGAAGATGCTTTCTCTATCTGGCCCCCCTGTCGCACTATCTGTTGTTAGTAGAATAAGAAATGGGAGTAACTTGTTGAAGGGTGCTGTCCATGGTGCTGCAGCATTTGCAACAGGTGTTTCCAGTCCAATTTCTGGTGCTATTGCTTCAACATTTCACAACTGCAAGGGTGGTGTTAATTCAGATGACAGTTTGCTTTGTATGAAGTATTATTTGCTAGTTTTTTCTCCGTCTGGGAGTATCATACAGTATGTTCTCCATCACTCGGCTGAACCAGATTCTGGAATTGATTATCCTTCAGATGCCACTTCTTATGGATCTCAAAGAGAAACTGACACAAGATTTGTTATTGAACCTCTTCAGAAGTGGGATGTTTGTCAAAAGAGAAATAGAAGAGATACTGCTGAGAGTAATTTATATAATGATTTTGACAGTGGCGAAAATAATAAAATTTTCCAGAAAGTGGTCAGGAAAGGAACTAGTATCTATCCGTCCAATGGTGCTGCTACTGAAAGGCTGAAGCTTAGCGCTGATGAAAATCATAATTATTATATTTCTGAGAGTGAACTGCAGACACATGTTGTGCAAATTCCAGTCTGGTCAAGATCCGGG GTGCACTTTCAAGAAATAGGGAGCGACACCTTAGAAGCATATGCCACTGATAACATTTCAGGGGAAATCGAAATTGAAAAAGTCCAGACTTATAATGTGGAATCAAGGTCAAAGAATCTCATACCGGTCTTTGACTCACTTCACACATCTAGGTTTCAACAGACAAG GATGAACACACCTGATAGTAACAGAAGTGGGTTGCTGCAGCGACATAAGTCTGGATTTTCAGCAGATGGTAGACTCTCTTCCAGAAGCAGTTGCAGTTCTTTGGATTGCATGTCTGAAGTCCCAAATAGTTCTGATGATAACAGTGTTGGCCAATATTTAGTAGAAgatagtgctgctgctgctgctgtaaatAAGAACTTGAACGTTAACCACCAAGCCGAGCTTGTAAATAACACTGAGAGCCTGAACACGGAGGCCCAGCTCGGAGTTGTAAATAGCAAAGACGATTGTGAAGATAGTGAGCTACTCCCGGACTTATGTCAGTGA